A genome region from Planctomycetia bacterium includes the following:
- a CDS encoding serine hydrolase produces the protein MKSCCLAVVFALVGSILHAADLPRSNPEAQGVSSSAVLSFIEAADKVDSMNSFMLVRHGHVVAEGWWTPYRAEARHSLYSLSKSFTSTAVGMAIAEGKLNVDDDVLKFFPDDAPDSPSDNLKAMRVSDLLRMATGQQSEPPRKSDEVWTKSFLAHPVPFKPGTHFLYNTSATYMQSAIVQQATGQTVLDYLRPRLFEPLGIEDPTWELSPQGVATGGYGLSVRTEDIAKFGELYLRKGKWGDRQLVPEAWVDAATARQTSNGSSPNSDWDQGYGYQFWRCRHGAYRGDGAFGQYCIVLPEQDAVIAITSGVRNMQEVLNLVWDHLLPSMHASSLAADEPSAQQLRDRLTSLTVRLPESQGEPAKVAGKTFAFPANERKVEAISLEQGSTDGQDTLVVRVGGVEQRIACGRGTWHDGEVAWGGFPAQPAAAAGAWNDGTFTAKLCFYETPFIVTVKLAFAGDEVTMNSETNVGFGPTKQGELVGKVQ, from the coding sequence ATGAAATCTTGCTGTCTGGCAGTTGTGTTCGCCTTGGTCGGATCGATTCTCCACGCCGCGGACTTGCCTCGCAGCAATCCGGAGGCGCAGGGCGTTTCGTCGTCGGCGGTGCTGTCTTTTATCGAAGCGGCCGACAAGGTCGATTCGATGAACAGCTTCATGCTGGTGCGGCACGGACATGTGGTCGCCGAAGGATGGTGGACTCCGTATCGGGCGGAAGCGCGTCACTCGCTGTACTCGTTGAGCAAGAGCTTTACTTCCACTGCCGTTGGGATGGCGATCGCCGAGGGGAAGCTGAACGTCGATGACGACGTGCTGAAGTTCTTTCCAGACGATGCTCCGGATTCGCCCAGCGATAACTTGAAGGCGATGCGGGTCAGCGATTTGTTGCGCATGGCGACAGGGCAACAATCGGAACCGCCGCGCAAAAGTGACGAAGTTTGGACGAAGTCCTTTCTGGCGCATCCCGTGCCGTTCAAGCCGGGGACGCATTTTCTTTACAACACTTCGGCGACGTACATGCAGTCGGCGATTGTGCAACAAGCGACCGGGCAAACCGTGCTTGACTACTTGCGGCCGCGACTGTTCGAGCCGCTGGGCATTGAAGACCCAACGTGGGAGCTGAGCCCGCAGGGCGTTGCGACGGGCGGTTATGGCCTGAGCGTGCGGACGGAAGACATCGCGAAGTTCGGCGAGCTTTATTTGCGCAAGGGGAAATGGGGCGATCGGCAACTCGTGCCCGAGGCCTGGGTCGACGCGGCCACGGCGCGACAGACGTCGAACGGGAGCAGCCCCAATAGCGACTGGGATCAGGGCTACGGCTATCAATTCTGGCGTTGCCGGCACGGGGCATATCGCGGCGACGGGGCGTTTGGCCAATATTGCATTGTGCTGCCGGAGCAAGACGCGGTGATCGCCATCACGAGCGGCGTGCGCAACATGCAGGAAGTACTGAATCTGGTTTGGGACCATTTGCTGCCCTCAATGCACGCTTCAAGCCTGGCGGCCGACGAGCCGTCCGCCCAACAACTCCGCGACCGGCTGACTTCGCTGACGGTGCGTTTGCCGGAGAGTCAGGGCGAGCCGGCAAAGGTCGCGGGCAAGACGTTTGCGTTCCCGGCGAATGAGCGCAAGGTGGAAGCGATTTCGTTGGAACAAGGTTCGACGGACGGTCAAGATACGCTCGTGGTCCGAGTTGGCGGCGTGGAGCAACGCATTGCTTGCGGTCGCGGCACTTGGCACGATGGCGAAGTGGCCTGGGGCGGATTTCCGGCACAGCCAGCGGCGGCCGCCGGCGCTTGGAACGATGGGACCTTCACCGCGAAGCTGTGCTTCTACGAGACGCCGTTCATCGTGACGGTGAAGCTGGCGTTCGCGGGGGACGAAGTGACGATGAACTCTGAGACCAACGTTGGATTCGGTCCGACGAAGCAAGGGGAATTGGTGGGCAAGGTGCAGTGA